One window of Phycisphaeraceae bacterium genomic DNA carries:
- a CDS encoding ComEC/Rec2 family competence protein, which translates to MRWDAAARAWTALACLICGFALARTLGLTDPTPWLILAALLAFASCFIKRRAYASSVIIAALTLGASWWTLRINAHLASTSDETTELRIVRGTVADEPRLIDPRGPISFGPALRQFFTLRTDGGSVRVRVTGRLESLRMGDTVEVQGRWIPLQGPLNPGEPDARIRAAQDRRLGSIETTPTLVQHIAHTPTPRDSLAHLASRLRARSLAALTPSKDEDESPSQGLALTRSLLLGEDETALEPARDAFTRVGLSHVLAISGFHLVVLVWSITLALRTLGDRGPLEPLCVAALVVFYLMVVPAEAPILRAGAMAICFLLADALGRRHDRLALLGWIACALALWRPADAFSLGFQLSVGLTATLLWLGTSTHDRLWGPRLKGTVTTPDPTIPGRLLEGAKSLVSASLLCWLVGLPIIAWHTGNISLLAVPATLIVVPMCIILMWIGFLAVMAGLLSPSLGHTLGGIIDSLGGWITDVVIWFDESPFSLVRIAPISIPLAGAAAALALWWCASGRWRSTRHWIATLLLIAWTGLELRTTSTLPRGVVLRLDSLAVGDGSCHIVRSGRDALLWDCGSLSRSDIGSRTLPRAARALGITRIPLAILTHPNIDHANGLVDAARTMGLRTLLIGDATIEHADASPRGQIARTLAELERRGVAIRRISAGDSLTLGDSIVHFIWPEDGFTSREPNERSLVAVVHPFHPPSTPPTPLKAEAPASLLLTGDIQQEAITRIIASHPGLRARVLEMPHHGSAIREAVDLLFHTEPESVHQSTGQRRSADPRMQHWRGIWLDEGRSWGVTATDGWIWSESLVNGATRSGTNAEARARTR; encoded by the coding sequence ATGCGATGGGACGCTGCTGCCCGTGCCTGGACCGCGCTCGCCTGCCTCATCTGCGGGTTCGCGCTGGCACGCACTCTCGGCCTCACAGATCCCACCCCCTGGCTGATCCTCGCCGCGCTGCTCGCCTTCGCTTCATGCTTCATCAAGCGCCGCGCATACGCCTCATCCGTCATCATCGCGGCCCTCACACTCGGTGCCTCATGGTGGACCCTTCGCATCAACGCCCACCTCGCGAGCACCAGCGACGAGACAACCGAACTCCGTATCGTCCGCGGCACCGTCGCCGATGAACCTCGCCTCATCGATCCACGCGGCCCCATCTCCTTCGGTCCCGCCCTCCGCCAGTTCTTCACGCTCCGCACCGATGGCGGCTCCGTTCGTGTCCGCGTCACGGGTCGCCTCGAATCGCTGCGCATGGGCGATACCGTCGAGGTCCAAGGTCGCTGGATCCCGCTCCAGGGACCTCTGAACCCCGGCGAGCCCGACGCCCGCATCCGCGCCGCGCAAGACCGACGCCTCGGCAGCATCGAGACCACGCCCACACTCGTCCAGCACATCGCGCACACACCGACGCCGCGGGATAGTCTCGCGCACCTCGCATCACGCCTCAGAGCCCGCTCGCTCGCCGCGCTGACGCCATCCAAAGACGAAGACGAGAGCCCTTCGCAAGGGCTCGCCCTGACGCGCTCGCTCCTGCTCGGAGAAGACGAGACCGCGCTCGAGCCAGCCCGAGATGCCTTCACGCGCGTCGGCCTCTCGCACGTGCTGGCCATCTCCGGCTTCCACCTCGTCGTGCTCGTCTGGTCGATCACGCTCGCGCTCCGCACCCTGGGCGACAGAGGCCCGCTCGAGCCGCTCTGCGTCGCCGCACTCGTCGTGTTCTATCTCATGGTGGTCCCCGCCGAAGCGCCGATCCTCCGCGCCGGGGCGATGGCGATCTGCTTCCTGCTCGCCGACGCGCTCGGACGACGCCACGATCGCCTCGCGCTGCTCGGCTGGATCGCGTGCGCCCTGGCCCTCTGGAGACCCGCGGACGCGTTCTCACTCGGCTTCCAGCTCTCGGTTGGCCTGACGGCAACCCTGCTCTGGCTCGGCACATCGACTCACGATCGGCTCTGGGGCCCGCGCCTGAAAGGCACCGTCACCACCCCCGACCCCACGATCCCCGGCCGCCTGCTCGAAGGCGCAAAGTCGCTCGTATCGGCCTCTCTGCTCTGCTGGCTCGTCGGGCTCCCGATCATCGCGTGGCACACCGGCAACATCAGTCTGCTCGCGGTTCCCGCCACGCTCATCGTCGTGCCGATGTGCATCATCCTCATGTGGATCGGCTTCCTCGCCGTCATGGCTGGGCTGCTCTCGCCGTCGCTCGGGCACACCCTCGGCGGCATCATCGACTCGCTCGGAGGGTGGATCACCGACGTGGTCATCTGGTTCGACGAATCACCCTTCTCGCTCGTTCGCATCGCGCCGATCTCCATCCCGCTCGCCGGAGCAGCGGCCGCCCTCGCGCTCTGGTGGTGCGCCTCGGGCCGCTGGCGAAGCACCCGCCACTGGATCGCCACCCTGCTCCTGATCGCCTGGACCGGTCTCGAACTCCGAACCACATCCACGCTCCCGCGCGGCGTCGTCCTCCGCCTCGACTCGCTCGCCGTCGGAGACGGCTCGTGCCACATCGTCCGCTCCGGACGCGACGCCCTGCTCTGGGACTGTGGCTCTCTCTCCCGCTCGGACATCGGATCACGCACGCTCCCCCGCGCCGCCCGCGCACTCGGCATCACGCGCATCCCCCTCGCCATCCTCACCCACCCGAACATCGATCACGCCAACGGGCTCGTGGATGCCGCGCGGACCATGGGGCTCCGCACCCTCCTCATCGGTGACGCAACCATCGAGCACGCCGACGCATCACCACGAGGCCAGATCGCCCGCACCCTCGCCGAGCTCGAACGCCGAGGCGTGGCGATCCGTCGTATCAGCGCCGGCGATTCCCTCACCCTCGGAGACTCAATCGTGCACTTCATCTGGCCCGAAGATGGCTTCACCTCCAGAGAACCGAACGAACGCTCACTCGTCGCAGTCGTCCACCCGTTCCACCCGCCCTCCACACCCCCCACTCCCCTGAAGGCCGAAGCGCCCGCGTCGCTCCTCCTGACCGGCGACATCCAACAAGAGGCGATCACACGCATCATCGCCTCGCACCCCGGGCTGCGAGCCCGCGTGCTCGAAATGCCCCACCACGGCAGCGCGATCCGCGAGGCCGTCGATCTTCTCTTTCACACCGAGCCCGAAAGCGTCCACCAATCAACCGGACAGAGAAGATCCGCCGACCCGCGCATGCAGCACTGGCGCGGCATCTGGCTCGACGAAGGACGATCGTGGGGCGTCACCGCCACCGATGGCTGGATATGGAGCGAATCACTCGTGAACGGCGCGACAAGATCAGGAACGAACGCCGAGGCACGCGCTCGCACACGATAA
- a CDS encoding prepilin-type N-terminal cleavage/methylation domain-containing protein, with amino-acid sequence MAQCISRVKSAYAPRRAFTIIELIVVILIIVIISAILLPALGGARNVARKTATQNLIQQLLSAVSRFEQDQRRLPGYFSPTEMGNNDQFAGTGSGRGMSSMENVMLDLAGGVVPRSTAGSSGGGGGSAPPPSVLPENLAERVGPLRSVPERVDVDTSKIGVSTNGFAPYFVPDNKFYQPQFSRGSDRQAQNSAPPHSDVSSAARRQLPDLIDAFGTPILAWVMDDTATQPIAAETDFARMSSGPAPGTGPRARFYWNSNSAFLSANAVGPKFVNMPVESMLGGGVGTPLSDADRISTLNGLLGHPGYPDDRSKTVANIRPTAARGRFIVHSAGVDGVYLGVKDSGAKHAITSGTAKRLAYGLNFKNRSGADLLDGKGTPTTIDVLDDFDDIVVSGGN; translated from the coding sequence ATGGCTCAGTGCATCTCGCGTGTGAAGTCCGCCTACGCCCCGCGTCGCGCGTTCACCATCATCGAACTCATCGTCGTCATCCTCATCATCGTCATCATCTCCGCGATCCTGCTCCCCGCCCTCGGCGGAGCACGCAACGTCGCGCGCAAGACCGCCACCCAGAACCTCATCCAGCAACTCCTCAGCGCGGTCTCTCGCTTCGAGCAGGACCAGCGACGCCTCCCGGGATACTTCTCACCCACGGAAATGGGAAACAACGACCAGTTCGCCGGCACCGGAAGCGGCAGGGGCATGTCCTCCATGGAGAACGTCATGCTCGACCTCGCGGGAGGCGTCGTCCCGCGCTCCACAGCGGGATCGAGCGGCGGTGGTGGCGGCAGCGCGCCCCCGCCGTCCGTCCTCCCTGAGAACCTGGCCGAGCGCGTCGGCCCGCTTCGCTCCGTACCCGAGCGCGTCGACGTTGACACCTCCAAGATCGGGGTATCAACCAACGGCTTCGCCCCATACTTCGTCCCTGACAACAAGTTCTACCAGCCCCAGTTCTCACGAGGCAGCGACCGCCAGGCCCAGAACTCCGCCCCGCCGCACTCTGACGTCTCCTCAGCCGCGCGGCGCCAGCTCCCCGATCTCATCGACGCCTTCGGCACCCCGATCCTCGCCTGGGTCATGGACGATACCGCCACCCAACCCATCGCAGCTGAGACCGATTTCGCGCGGATGAGTTCCGGCCCGGCCCCAGGCACAGGCCCGCGCGCCCGCTTCTATTGGAACTCAAACTCCGCCTTCCTCTCCGCAAACGCCGTCGGTCCCAAGTTCGTCAACATGCCCGTCGAGAGCATGCTGGGCGGCGGTGTCGGCACACCGCTCTCCGACGCCGATCGCATCTCAACGCTCAACGGCCTCCTCGGCCATCCCGGCTACCCGGACGACCGATCCAAGACCGTGGCCAACATCCGACCCACCGCCGCCAGAGGCCGGTTCATCGTCCACTCCGCAGGCGTGGATGGCGTCTACCTCGGCGTGAAAGACTCCGGCGCGAAGCACGCCATCACCTCCGGAACCGCCAAGCGCCTCGCCTACGGCCTCAACTTCAAGAACCGCAGCGGCGCGGACCTCCTCGACGGCAAGGGCACACCCACAACCATCGACGTGCTCGACGACTTCGACGACATCGTCGTCTCCGGCGGCAACTAG
- a CDS encoding beta-lactamase family protein, protein MAAHTQRRSLAAPRTMIALLLAIVAVAPAVAQPESDPCRPVRGCAVPALSSLDALMLEFVCTRNIGAATIAVTRNGTLIYERGFGWADEARSQPIAANALMRIASVSKPITAAAVRELIAEGAFTLDTKAFNLGQPGGGLLDLAPFPSLGDPRLADVTVRHLIEHKGGWNRDIAGDLTYMEIAIASAMGISSPPGRENTVRYILGKPLQHTPGTTESYSNIGMLALGLIVEQYRGKPLQEVLDPIMAASGVAINDHQIGRTFKADQDPREPFYDATALGPNVYNPGGPLVRAPYGTWDHEARAGQGAHIATAAALAKFAAHYYVNGPNIGRPRPANDSGTWRWNHTGSLAGTNSLIRQRGDGITYAVIFNKRAPSGDWAGQARTAIDALFDSGSISWPTTPPACCPADYNNDGGDDILDFLDFFNDFGQCDQLPAPCGTLGNPDLNGDTIIDILDFLDFLDAFGRGC, encoded by the coding sequence ATGGCCGCACACACGCAACGCAGATCGCTCGCCGCACCACGCACCATGATCGCGCTCCTTCTCGCGATCGTCGCTGTCGCGCCCGCCGTCGCGCAGCCGGAGTCCGATCCCTGTCGCCCCGTGCGAGGGTGCGCGGTCCCCGCGCTCTCGTCGCTCGACGCGCTGATGCTCGAGTTTGTCTGCACCCGCAACATCGGCGCTGCCACCATCGCCGTCACCCGCAACGGCACCCTGATCTACGAGCGCGGCTTCGGCTGGGCCGACGAGGCCCGATCCCAGCCCATTGCCGCCAACGCGCTCATGCGCATCGCCAGCGTCTCCAAGCCGATCACCGCCGCCGCGGTGCGCGAACTCATCGCCGAGGGCGCGTTCACGCTCGACACCAAAGCCTTCAACCTCGGCCAGCCCGGAGGCGGCCTTCTCGACCTCGCGCCCTTCCCCTCGCTCGGCGATCCTCGCCTTGCCGATGTCACCGTCCGCCACCTCATCGAGCACAAAGGGGGCTGGAACCGCGACATCGCCGGCGATCTCACATATATGGAGATCGCGATCGCCTCCGCGATGGGAATCTCAAGCCCGCCGGGACGCGAGAACACCGTCCGCTATATCCTCGGCAAGCCGCTCCAGCACACGCCCGGCACCACCGAGTCATACTCAAACATCGGCATGCTCGCCCTCGGTCTCATCGTCGAGCAATATCGAGGCAAGCCGCTCCAGGAAGTGCTCGATCCGATCATGGCCGCCTCGGGCGTTGCGATCAACGACCACCAGATCGGGCGCACCTTCAAGGCCGATCAGGATCCGCGCGAGCCCTTCTACGACGCGACAGCACTCGGCCCCAACGTCTACAACCCCGGTGGCCCACTCGTCCGCGCACCCTACGGCACCTGGGACCACGAGGCCCGCGCAGGACAGGGCGCACACATCGCCACCGCCGCCGCACTCGCGAAGTTCGCGGCACACTACTACGTCAACGGTCCCAACATCGGCAGACCCCGCCCCGCCAACGACAGCGGCACCTGGCGATGGAACCACACCGGCTCCCTCGCCGGCACCAACAGTCTCATCCGCCAGCGCGGCGATGGCATCACCTACGCCGTAATCTTCAACAAGCGCGCCCCCAGCGGCGACTGGGCCGGACAAGCCCGCACCGCCATCGACGCGCTCTTCGACTCGGGCTCGATCTCATGGCCAACCACTCCCCCCGCCTGCTGCCCCGCTGATTACAACAATGACGGTGGCGATGACATCCTCGACTTCCTCGACTTCTTCAACGACTTCGGCCAGTGCGACCAACTCCCCGCACCCTGCGGCACACTCGGCAACCCGGACCTCAACGGCGACACCATCATCGACATCCTCGATTTCCTCGACTTCCTTGACGCGTTCGGACGGGGATGCTGA
- the lpdA gene encoding dihydrolipoyl dehydrogenase gives MSAPSASAKHYDLIVIGGGPGGYVGAIRAAQLGMKVAIIDRAKLGGVCLNWGCIPSKALLSNAELMEKLAHGDFWALKLPGKVEFDWSKVITRSRDVANKLNKGVEFLMKKNKIDHYVAHAKVTQAFKGASSPCKVEIYDCQVQEERTDSPATPAAKPRETITATNVMIATGSVARDLPFAKFDNDKIWGAREAMFNKEKPRRLVIVGAGAIGMEFGYFYHSFGSQVTIVEMMDRILPVEDEEVSKKMGQLYAKKGFTLKTSFVTTAIEKTGDGVKVTIAPFVNGKADESKKETIEADKVLLAIGVKGRYDGLFDASLGLETVKDHIKTDYQPGVTINQPVDYKTNLPGIYAIGDVIGPPWLAHVAGEEAVTCVERMAWRIDPKKHHEPLPIDYSVIPGCTYCQPQVASVGFTEQALKAKGLVKGKDYEVGTFPFTALGKAIAAAHTDGFVKIIRGLPRGEILGAHIMGDQATELIAELSLARRLEATTEELIYTVHAHPTMHESVREAALAAEGRVINA, from the coding sequence GTGTCAGCCCCTTCAGCATCAGCCAAGCACTACGACCTCATCGTCATCGGTGGAGGCCCCGGCGGCTACGTCGGCGCCATCCGTGCCGCACAACTCGGCATGAAGGTCGCCATCATCGACCGCGCCAAGCTCGGCGGCGTCTGCCTCAACTGGGGCTGCATCCCCTCCAAGGCCCTCCTCTCCAACGCCGAGCTCATGGAAAAGCTCGCCCACGGCGACTTCTGGGCGCTCAAACTCCCCGGCAAGGTCGAGTTCGACTGGTCCAAGGTCATCACCCGCTCGCGCGACGTCGCCAACAAACTCAACAAGGGCGTTGAGTTCCTGATGAAGAAGAACAAGATCGACCACTACGTCGCCCACGCCAAGGTGACGCAGGCATTCAAGGGCGCATCCAGCCCCTGCAAGGTCGAGATCTACGACTGCCAGGTCCAGGAAGAGCGCACCGACTCACCCGCGACCCCCGCCGCCAAGCCCCGCGAGACCATCACCGCCACCAACGTGATGATCGCCACCGGCTCCGTCGCCCGCGACCTGCCTTTCGCGAAGTTTGATAACGACAAGATCTGGGGCGCGCGCGAAGCGATGTTCAATAAAGAGAAGCCCCGCCGCCTCGTCATCGTCGGCGCCGGCGCGATCGGCATGGAGTTCGGTTACTTCTACCACTCCTTCGGCTCACAGGTCACCATCGTCGAGATGATGGACCGCATCCTCCCCGTCGAGGACGAGGAAGTCTCGAAGAAGATGGGCCAGCTCTACGCCAAGAAGGGCTTCACCCTCAAGACCTCCTTCGTCACCACCGCCATCGAGAAGACCGGCGACGGCGTGAAGGTCACCATCGCCCCCTTCGTCAACGGCAAGGCCGACGAGTCCAAGAAAGAAACCATCGAGGCAGACAAGGTCCTCCTCGCCATCGGCGTGAAGGGTCGCTACGACGGCCTCTTCGACGCCTCCCTCGGACTCGAGACCGTCAAAGACCACATCAAGACCGACTACCAGCCCGGCGTCACCATCAACCAGCCCGTTGACTACAAGACCAATCTCCCCGGCATCTACGCCATCGGCGATGTCATCGGCCCCCCGTGGCTCGCGCACGTCGCCGGCGAGGAAGCCGTCACCTGCGTCGAGCGCATGGCGTGGCGCATCGACCCCAAGAAGCACCACGAGCCGCTCCCCATCGACTACTCCGTCATCCCCGGCTGCACCTACTGCCAGCCGCAGGTCGCCAGCGTCGGCTTCACCGAGCAGGCCCTCAAGGCCAAGGGCCTCGTCAAGGGCAAGGACTACGAGGTCGGCACCTTCCCCTTCACCGCGCTCGGCAAAGCAATCGCCGCGGCACACACCGACGGCTTCGTCAAGATCATCCGAGGCCTCCCCCGTGGCGAGATCCTCGGCGCCCACATCATGGGCGATCAGGCTACCGAACTCATCGCCGAACTCTCACTCGCGCGTCGCCTCGAAGCCACCACCGAAGAACTCATCTACACCGTCCACGCCCACCCGACCATGCACGAGTCCGTCCGCGAAGCCGCCCTCGCCGCCGAAGGACGTGTCATCAACGCCTGA
- a CDS encoding NF038122 family metalloprotease has translation MKMSSAGHKRVGRLVAVVAAGLCGLSASAQTLEDFAAFPGFRQGHPQLTFPLPPQMTSIYWSGQQEIADQLEERWRPMCFNRAPISADELRGIRLTHRNEIGAGDVTIVDTPSRSAGINIVFVLGGSVPGAAIPSFAAAEAYLESQFSDPITVTVNVTFANLGSGVIGATGSNFINNRTYTNVRNGLVNGMDANDTIQAILPPVPSVPVRYNGTTATVTNETLIDLTWANFKATVGTLSGSDGDMTYNSSFNFDYDPSNGVGGSQISLVDVIIHEVGHALGFVSAADNQAGGQFAMMDLYRFQRTDGTGNFNPDTNAQFTTTARLVHYNTPNDDHNTDFIWAEYRMSDGTPYQASHFREQSANIGIMDPAFANGQTFYPNFFKTSDLDVFDAMGYDYPPGGGGCTGITITQQPLSQSVCPGSNVTFTVTASGTDPIYQWRKDFVVIPGETSSSLTLTGVTSANAGNYTVSINNDCSSTVLSSIATLTIKTATSVTTPPSSLEVDEGDLASFNVVAAGTNLTYQWRKNFVVIPGAESSTYTIPVTTASDAGSYRVTVTGDCGVVTSAEAILTVNQPGPGCAADYNGDGEFDILDFLDFLDDFGQCENQPGPCGLHDADFNGDTFVDVLDFLDFLDAFGTGCG, from the coding sequence ATGAAGATGAGCTCAGCGGGTCATAAGCGTGTGGGACGTCTGGTTGCGGTTGTGGCGGCGGGTCTGTGCGGGTTGAGCGCGAGCGCTCAGACGCTGGAGGACTTTGCCGCGTTCCCGGGCTTCCGCCAGGGGCATCCTCAGTTGACGTTCCCGTTGCCTCCTCAGATGACATCGATCTATTGGTCGGGTCAGCAGGAGATCGCGGACCAGTTGGAGGAGCGTTGGCGTCCGATGTGTTTCAACCGTGCGCCGATCAGCGCGGACGAGCTGCGAGGGATTCGCCTGACCCATCGCAACGAGATTGGTGCCGGCGATGTGACGATTGTTGATACGCCGAGCCGCTCGGCGGGGATCAACATCGTGTTCGTGCTCGGCGGGAGCGTGCCCGGAGCGGCGATCCCGAGCTTCGCGGCTGCTGAGGCGTATCTTGAGTCGCAGTTCTCTGACCCGATCACGGTGACCGTGAACGTGACGTTCGCGAACCTGGGTTCGGGCGTGATCGGCGCGACGGGCTCCAACTTCATCAACAACCGGACGTACACGAACGTGCGGAACGGGCTGGTGAACGGGATGGATGCGAACGACACGATCCAGGCGATTCTGCCGCCGGTTCCCTCCGTGCCGGTGCGGTACAACGGCACGACAGCGACGGTGACGAACGAGACGCTGATCGATCTGACATGGGCGAACTTCAAGGCAACGGTCGGCACGCTGTCGGGCTCTGACGGCGACATGACGTACAACTCGTCGTTCAACTTCGACTACGACCCTTCCAACGGCGTGGGCGGCTCGCAGATCTCGCTGGTCGATGTGATCATCCACGAGGTCGGGCACGCGCTCGGGTTCGTCTCCGCTGCAGACAATCAGGCGGGCGGCCAGTTCGCGATGATGGATCTGTACCGCTTCCAGCGGACGGACGGCACGGGCAACTTCAACCCCGACACGAACGCCCAGTTCACGACCACGGCGCGTCTTGTTCACTACAACACGCCCAATGACGACCACAACACCGACTTCATCTGGGCCGAGTACCGCATGTCGGACGGAACGCCCTATCAGGCGTCGCACTTCCGCGAGCAGTCAGCGAACATCGGTATCATGGATCCGGCCTTCGCGAACGGCCAGACCTTCTATCCGAACTTCTTCAAGACGTCGGACCTCGACGTCTTTGATGCGATGGGGTACGACTATCCCCCGGGCGGCGGCGGTTGCACCGGCATCACGATCACGCAGCAGCCGCTCTCTCAGTCGGTTTGCCCCGGATCGAACGTGACGTTCACGGTGACTGCTTCGGGAACGGACCCCATCTATCAGTGGCGCAAGGACTTTGTGGTGATCCCCGGCGAGACTTCGAGCTCGCTGACGCTGACGGGCGTGACGAGCGCGAACGCCGGCAACTACACCGTGTCGATCAACAACGACTGCTCTTCGACGGTCCTCTCGTCGATCGCGACACTGACGATCAAGACCGCGACCTCGGTCACGACGCCTCCTTCTTCGCTTGAGGTGGACGAGGGCGATCTCGCTTCGTTCAACGTGGTCGCTGCGGGCACGAACCTGACGTACCAGTGGCGGAAGAACTTCGTCGTGATCCCCGGCGCGGAGTCGAGCACGTACACGATTCCCGTGACCACTGCTTCCGACGCGGGCTCGTATCGCGTGACGGTCACGGGCGACTGCGGCGTGGTGACATCGGCGGAAGCAATTCTGACGGTGAACCAGCCGGGCCCCGGGTGTGCCGCGGATTACAACGGTGATGGCGAGTTTGACATCCTGGACTTCCTTGACTTCCTGGATGACTTCGGTCAGTGCGAGAACCAGCCCGGTCCGTGCGGGCTGCACGACGCTGATTTCAACGGGGACACCTTCGTTGACGTCCTGGACTTCCTGGATTTCCTTGACGCGTTCGGCACCGGTTGCGGCTGA
- a CDS encoding agmatine deiminase family protein, producing the protein MNRNTIARGSAALALFTLCGLANAQVPGIAVPPDAEPARPTYPEGAAIPRNMTDAERAWVERNPITAPVLRAASSPVGPVHCVAEYEPMESIIIAWEGDASWNAIQKTMVEHITTTGNADVWIVVDNTTERTAVQSTFASSSANVARIKYVVRPTDSIWIRDYGPRYIYEGDVRAIVDHTYNRPRPNDNLLNAYYGGTTRRQKVYQLPLVHGGGNYHLDANNNGHATRLINNENPSLTESQILAYWQQYQNLDTTLYTPFPTSVDSTQHIDMWMQIIADNKIVISDWPAQPGTTQDVICDSVAAAFTSAGWTVYRTPARTVSGVHYTYTNVVMCNDLVLIPTYTNSTITSPTNYNNLALATWQAALPGKTIVQVNCQNLVTAAGVMHCIVMHIPAHKGGTNPTAYIQYPQGGETFAQGQSVSIEWISDDDVSPLLADIALSTDGGATFPTNIITGTIDDGQHTWVTPAIDTANAKIRVTIRDASGNTGSYVTPAFTIGDPSCPADYNGDGEFDVLDFLDFLDDFGQCEAQPGPCGAISNADLNGDTIVDVMDFLEFLDAFGTGC; encoded by the coding sequence ATGAATCGCAACACGATCGCGCGTGGCTCGGCCGCTCTTGCTCTGTTCACTCTCTGCGGGCTTGCAAACGCCCAGGTGCCCGGCATCGCCGTGCCGCCTGATGCGGAGCCGGCCCGTCCGACGTATCCGGAGGGCGCGGCGATTCCGCGGAACATGACGGATGCGGAGCGTGCGTGGGTGGAGCGGAACCCGATCACGGCTCCGGTGCTGCGTGCCGCGAGCTCGCCGGTTGGCCCGGTCCACTGCGTGGCCGAGTACGAGCCGATGGAATCGATCATCATCGCGTGGGAGGGCGATGCGTCGTGGAACGCGATCCAGAAGACGATGGTTGAGCACATCACGACGACAGGGAACGCGGATGTGTGGATCGTGGTGGACAACACGACCGAGCGGACGGCCGTGCAGTCGACGTTCGCCTCTTCGAGTGCGAACGTTGCGCGGATCAAGTACGTCGTTCGGCCGACGGATTCGATCTGGATCCGCGACTATGGGCCTCGGTACATCTACGAGGGCGATGTGCGTGCGATCGTTGATCACACCTACAACCGTCCGAGGCCGAACGACAATCTGCTGAACGCTTACTACGGCGGGACGACCCGTCGCCAGAAGGTGTACCAGTTGCCGCTGGTGCACGGCGGCGGCAATTACCACCTTGATGCGAACAACAACGGTCACGCGACGCGCCTGATCAACAACGAGAACCCGTCGCTGACAGAGTCGCAGATTCTGGCGTACTGGCAGCAGTACCAGAACCTGGACACGACGCTCTACACACCCTTCCCGACGAGTGTTGACTCGACGCAGCACATCGACATGTGGATGCAGATCATCGCTGACAACAAGATCGTCATCAGCGACTGGCCCGCGCAGCCGGGCACGACGCAGGACGTGATCTGCGACAGCGTTGCAGCTGCGTTCACGTCTGCGGGGTGGACGGTCTATCGGACACCGGCGCGCACGGTGAGCGGCGTTCACTACACCTACACGAACGTGGTGATGTGCAACGATCTGGTTCTGATCCCGACGTACACGAACTCGACGATCACCTCGCCCACGAACTACAACAACCTGGCGCTGGCGACGTGGCAGGCGGCTCTGCCGGGCAAGACGATCGTGCAGGTGAACTGCCAGAATCTCGTGACTGCTGCGGGCGTGATGCACTGCATCGTGATGCACATCCCAGCTCACAAGGGCGGGACGAATCCGACGGCGTACATCCAGTATCCGCAGGGCGGCGAGACGTTCGCGCAGGGGCAGAGTGTCTCGATCGAGTGGATCTCCGACGACGACGTGTCGCCGTTGCTCGCGGACATCGCCCTTTCGACGGACGGCGGCGCGACCTTCCCCACCAACATCATCACCGGCACGATCGACGACGGCCAGCACACGTGGGTGACGCCCGCGATCGACACGGCGAACGCCAAGATCCGCGTGACCATCCGCGATGCCTCGGGCAACACGGGCTCTTACGTGACGCCCGCGTTCACGATCGGTGATCCCTCGTGTCCTGCCGACTACAACGGCGATGGCGAGTTCGATGTCCTGGACTTCCTCGACTTCCTTGATGATTTCGGGCAGTGCGAGGCGCAACCGGGTCCATGCGGCGCGATCTCCAACGCCGATCTGAACGGCGACACGATCGTTGATGTGATGGATTTCCTCGAGTTCCTCGACGCGTTCGGCACAGGATGCTGA